GAAGTGGATCCAATTATTATACACATGGTTTGATGATGTCATCCACAAAAGCTTGATTTTTAATCCTTTTCCTTAATAAACTTCATGGCcaattttctttccttctttttttaatcATGTTCTTTTATTATACCTTTTGTGTAtgtactaaaaatattatttgtattcgatatcaataaaattaaaaaatatataagaatgataaattaaaaattttaaaatatttatttaaaatttacaaaaaaactattttcacaacaaaattactttaatcgcatattttcattaaaaaagtCAGTAGTAGGTGTACCAAATTtcagcaaaaataaaattagtatgaaagctttataaatttaaaaacacaattatgatttttagatGTGATgcttaatttgaattaaatctcataattattataaaaatattgtgtgtatattaattttaagttgaaaatagatttatgattattttttaacaatttttataatatagtaATTCTCTTTATATAGATTTAAGTTTGAGGatttacattttaatacaatacttataattaaatatgattacatttttacctttaaataaaatgataaaaaatttgagcGTAAGAAATTATATTCTCTTGCACGAACAACAATATCGataccaatcaaattaaaattttaaatcacttatttatcaaattatatcattcAACTTATATAGTTAATAAATTAAGcaatttatgttaatttcattaattattctaatgAAAAGTTGActcaaaatgaagaaaaaaattgattcaaaatatATACGTGACTAGCATATGCATATTAAGACAACATTATCGTTGTTTGGTCCACAATTTTGTGGTTTTATTTTATGCACAGtttcatgattttattttattttatattttcatgatttttattttattcactttattttctttaaaagtagatgtgattttatttttatttttattttatccactctattttgttgttttattatgTCCATAGTTTCATGGTTTTgttttgtccatttttgtcaATATAAAGATGCTGCCAAATGATTTGGTCTAGATCTATTAAGAACCATTCTTGAAAAACTTTATCATAATAGATCATAGTGATAGTGATAGATTCGAGATGATAAAAAGAATGATAGGCCATCTGAAACTTAACCTTTTGTGCATCATTGATACGGTGGGTCTCTTGAGgcttttgacaattttttttgattGATTGGTATCCATCGTTAGGTTGATTTGATTATGGCTAAACTAAATGCGAATTTCAGCAATTTgattaagttgatttttttaatttgtttttgaattattcCAATGTTGCACTTACTATCAGTTTGTCCATCTCGTTTTTTTAGATTACTTTGTAGACATAGCATTTATGCATCAACttgtagtgatttatttatCGTTTGTATTATGTGTCAtgtcattatattatttttgctcatgatttttattaataatagtattttcttaatatatatatatattatagacataagaagtatacattttcacattaactaatcttaattttgatggacatccacctaataataaaatatttataacactttgaccattaaattaaatttaaaatattcaaattataaaattaaaccaaaaaaaaaactaaatactGGAATTTAAATATCTGATTTTGTTATTCTGATAGATAAAGTGATTTtatacaaacataaaaattcacatattttgttacactttatgatttttcatttgTAAACTTACAATGAACATGTTCAATTGATGAATAACTTTTttccataaatatatatacatatatattatttatactcgaAAATCAAAAGAATCAATTTAGGTTCTCAAAGATTTGTGACgaagcaagaaaaaaaattcctaTACCACTGCCAATGCTAATGATCTATCGAAGCTACCGCGCAAGCCTCTCATCCTTGAGTTTCTCCTCTTCAACGGTGCTGTCTTTGTTTCGATTTCTTTTCCCGATTTTCCATTTCCGAATGGTACCGAAACTGGCAAAGTAGATCGAGGCATACCATCTTTTGTTGCAGCGCCATGGATTAGTATCCTGCTAATGCCAGCATACTGTAATGAATCTGCAATTTGCAGGGCGGTAACACCTTTTTTAGTCCTTGCTTCCACGTCTGCTCCTTTCTTTACCAACAATTCTACCACATCAGTATGGCCCGACTCAACAGCACAATGCAAAGCAGTGTATCCCTCTTCGTCTTTTAAGTCGATGTCAATTCCCTTATCGATCAGTGTCTTTACGGTATCGATTCTTCCTTTGAACGAGGCTCTATGTAAGGTTGTCCATCCATGTTGATCTCTTCCGTTGATTGCCGCACCGTTTTCGATCAGCCTTTGGATGGATCTCACTTCACCTTTTCGAGCAGCGAAACACAAGCTGTCACCAAGCTTGAGCGCGTCAAAAAGTCGTACGTGACCGTATTCGGCCGCAACATCATAGGCAGTTTTGCCTGTTTTGTTCCGAATATCTTTGTTTGCTCCCTTTTGAAGTAACAACTTCACGATTTGCTCGTCTCCTAATCCGGCCGCGATATGTAACGGTGTGTCACCCTCTTTCGTATTGCGAACATCTGGTTTCGAGCCATTGGCTAATAGTAGACGGATgcaatcttttcttctttcctcaACTGCTAGATGTAAGGTTGTGTTGCCATCCTTTGTAAGGGCATCAACATTAGCCCCTTTAAGAAAAAGAAGTCGGAGTACCTCGACATGGCCACCCACCGCCGCTCGGTGAATCGGACCCCAACTAGACGACTCGGACCGTTTTGTGCTAGCCTTATGTGCCAACAAAAGCTCAACAATCAATTCTTCACCACACCCTGCAGCGGCCTCAAGCGGGGTCGAACCTGACCGGCTACGAAGCTCAATATCGGGCTCGAATTCAAGCAGTAATTGAACAATATCAGGTCTGCTCTGAGCTATCGCAATATGGAGCAAGGTTTCTCCATGTTGATCAACTGAATTGGCTGGATTCCACGCCGGGTCACTCCGGTCCAGTACTTCTCTTTCATCGTCCATGGAACCATCCATAACAAGTTGAGCCAAAACAGGTGAACCAACAAACATGATCTTGATACCACTATCAACAAACACTTGTTTCTTCTTCGTCGTAAACCAATCATTCGGAACGGCATCGAAACTCGACATCGAACCCTTGATCGTAGCTCCCGGAACCACCATGCTATGCAAGAGGAAAGAATCATCACTGCAAGGGAACGAATCTGGAAGAAACGAACCGGGAGGGAGATGATACACAATCTCCACAGTTACCGTCCCGAGTGGTGCTACAATTCCCGTTAGCGGCTTCACCGTGTACCGGTCCTTATTCCTCGGTTGGAACCGAAATGCGACCGGCATCGTGTACATAACGTTGCGAAGCGTGAGCTGGCCGGAACATTTCTGGCCTGGTTCAACCCGGATAACAACAAGGTTAGATGGCTCTAAAGAAATAAGCCTATCCATATCTTCGCTTGCAAGCTAAGGTAGATTAAACTGTTCTTTCCTCGTTCAATTTTGATACatggaaatcaaattaaatcagTTTTTCTTGGTGGGTTTTTAGAGAAAATCAAGACCCAAAGATCATAAACCAAATGAAAGTAAgagaaaaatggagaaaaaaaaagtgaagtgAAGAAGAAAGGTGTGTCCTAGTATTTAAAAGGAGAGTGAAAAGACAGGACCGGGTTTAAACGAGAGATTGCCAAATGGCGGTGTTAAAAACAATGGGAAGTAATTCCTATAAGTTAAAGCTCCGGCATGTCATTTTCAGTTCAGCTATAAggtaaaatttactattaagtCCTTCTATTATACATAAGTTGCATAGTTAGTCCGtgtactttttgaaatttaaaattttaatcccaAATAAATAACCTGTAAATTCATTAGGTTCAATTCtattatttccaaaatcttATATAACAAGCATATTAGCACAAAACAACAAACTATGTCATTTTAGTTAATATACTTAACAACTAACGTTTGATCaagattaaaaattcaaattttaaaaatataggaacTAAATCGCAACTTATGCATAATACATAACTGATTGCAGAATTTGGTCTAATGGATTTAAGTTTTAACTACTacatttagattaaaattgaaattccaaattcaaaaatataagtcTTGAATCCAAAACTTATACATAACACGAAACTAATAACACAATTTGGCCTCCTttggtaaatattttcaataggtccaagatgattttttttcctaaaagaaTCATAATTTGATTTGGATTATTTAGAGCCACTAAACATTAATTAACATTTCCATACAATTAATTACAAGGAACAAGCTAGCATTGTTAGAATAAAGTATGCTTTTAAgcatcattttaaattatattagacAGAAGGAACCATCATAGGGAGTATGTTTCCAAAGTTACTTTTAATTTGTGAAACCTTCCAAATGTCtttaataataagttaaaagGCTTCCTTTCATGTATTTTGTATTCTTTTAGTATTAGTTTTTAAGCATTATTGTATGCATGtatgaaataaaaacagaaGAGAGAGGACGAGGAGTTTTACCTTCACGAAGCGCCGCCGGACCTCGCTCACTTCGTCGGCATCGAAGTTGGAGAGGGGTTGCTCTTGCGGCGGAGGGAAAGGCTGCTTAGGCCTCTGATCTTGTGTGAAAAGTGGGAAAACCCTGCTGATTAGGGTATTTTTGTTCGCTaagaaacgacgtcgtttgaaGCCTATGGCAGTGGCCTCAAGACGACGTCGTGCAAGGCCTGTACCCGCATGACCCGACCCGACCGCTAtcagatccgcgtgttttgggTCCACTGGGTTTTTTGCAGCCTTAGTCCCTCGGGCTTTCAGGGATTGGcaattaagtttatattattCCTGATTTTGGccctgaaattttattttgacatcATTTTAGCCTCGCGTGAAGTGCCGCGTTTTGAGGGACGGGAAtatttcccttttagtccccCTATTATTCGCGTATCACGTTTCAGCCCCCACATTTTGATTCATTTCCATTTGTTACCTCTAAATCTGCTTTCAGTTCAAATTCAACCCTTGTTAagttgtttgtttttattttttttaaatattcgtTATCCCATTattattaaatctaatattatttttaatatttatacctcATATTACTTTAAAGTTATTATAGGTAAGATTTATCTTATGACATTATTATGTACtatgttttaaatttactacatattattatttttaatctatcaTGCGTTACTTTTAGGTTCATCATATATCATGTATTCATAGTTTTGCAAAGTTATTGTgcattattattctaaaattattatgtgTTATTACTTAAAGGTtatactatattattatttttattttatacattatcatatacattattgtttatattaaatctttcatttcatatatattatctatttaattaaaCCAATATGTATTATCTTGTAAATTACTTCTTCTTATGCAACATTCGATCTAAAATGCATATGTATATTGtttcttttcaattctttttatacatttcgagttttcatttatttcatttgtttcaagtccttttatatattatttataattttatgcatTGATGATATCAAATGTGGTATCTTTTATGCTATTCTTTTATCTTATGTGGTGTTTCTTTGACTaactttcaattcattttttatggTTATTAACATTTGTATAATATGTGATATGAAATCAGGGTATTCATGTGTCTTGTATTGCTCACTCGTACTTATTGATTGTTTGTCGTTCGTTAGTATACGTTAGCTTGCGAATTATCACCTTGTGGTCTAATCTATCgttcatttccattttatttcattttaaggaTTGTATTTGgcttaaatatttcaaaatagtcATGTAAGGGCcaaacatcatcatcattattattattcaatacaATGCGTATTTCTACCCAAAATCCCTCCCCAAATTTTAAATCGAAAGGAAAGCATGTTTAAATGCACTCAAACTCATGTTCTCGTTGTTGCATAGCAACTACGCCAATTGAGCTAAAACTTTCATAAAAATgctcaaacttttcaaaatgatcaaataaGAGCTAAAGTAATATTCGATTCGACtatcatgtttttttattttaaacacatcAACATTCATCTAAGTTTTActataaacaaaattgaaatacgtaaaaaaaaatccttatttaaatacttTTGTGAatgtttggttgttaaataaataattataaagatTTAAGGGAGCAAATATTAAGCTATAAATTGCAACTCTCTTGGGTTCATATATTTGATGCTATCTGCAAAGTAATAGAAGAGTACCTATTAATtgcatttaattatatttataatattataatattgcATTTGTCTTTGTAAGAAGTTCATCACATTGTCATTCAACTAATTCCGGCCGTATCTAGTTTGATCCATGAAATCTGTTTGAATTTGAGGGAGCAAGTCTCTTTTTAGATGTAAttacgaaaataaaaaataaaatttggctTTCAATCGGGACCCATCGCCGTCCAATTCCGGTATACAATGCTAGTACAATCTATATGCAAAGACCCATCGGCGTCCAATTGCTTTGTCTTTGCATGCAAACAACATTCTTGTGAACAATGAATGCAATTGGGAACTTTGAAAATTCTCATCAAATCCATCCCATTCcgtcttttatttatattcaactataaaattaatattaatataaaatgggtttttatattttaatgtattttaagaaacttgaaaattacaacaaatattacaaattaatccaTGGTTTATATTCTTCGATGTCTACAATGTTTGGTTTTTTAAGtacaatcaaacatatatatattgcaaaAAACGTTGAATGgacattaaattatattatattatatttaagtatCTTCAGCTtttaatactcatgaaatgCCATACGAAAtacaacaaaaataagatatttattctacaattttacattccaatatatataaaacataattggaTGAATGACGTAGTAAGAAAAATCTATAtgtactttatatatatttggtcaaatttccTTTTAAACCATAACAAAATAGCATATTTtagcataaaaatattatggatAAACACatgtttgattttctttaataaaaaaatattgctttcacgaattaaaaaaaattgatttttttccttaaacaataacaaattaagttCTTATTGCTAaacctaatatatattttatctccTATATAGCTCagaatattatttgttttcctattttttatCTCCTATATAGCTCagaatattatttgttttcctATTTTCGTTAGTCAAAATAATTGTTAACATTAACTATGTGATTAATGAATGATTAAGTAAAAGGaacatttatatatgttttttcttGCATGACAAACTTATGTATAAAAAAATCGCATTGtgtatttaagaaaaaaacaaattctatgcaatcaatttaataaaatatgattactATTTATAGCTATAAGGTTCCATATATACAATATGTATTTAGATTTAACACTTATTTATACGATGTGTATTTGCCTATATGATGACATACAAACCTACATCGTGTGATCTCATAAATGGGTGTAAGTGCCTTACACGTGAATTTAAAGTGCAAACCGTGTATAACCCAGCCCGAATCCAACCAGGTAACTAGTCAATAATAATGAATATCAGCTGTAGTAATCTTACATTTTGTCAACTCTTTATCAAGGGGTAGCTAAATAAATCATGGTTAAATAGCATGCAACTAAACCATGGTTAAATAGAAACCACAAGACAGGatatattttatcatacttgTTAGATAATATGAAGTTACAAGTAAACCATGGttaaatagaaatcaaataaataaattaaaataataattacaaagtTCCATTGTatatctctctttttttctttctttttttatcaaacaTGTTAATAATGAAAAACCATAAAATGTGCAACCCACCAATGTATTTGTCTTTCAATACTTTTCCTGGATCTTGCCTATTTTTTTATGATCTTAAATTTGCAAcccccaaaaacataaaataaaaataaaaatttccaaTGACATATATCTTACTGTTATGAACGAGTCAACTCAGGAAACCATTTGCATCTTCACCCCCACCATCTTTATTGCCTTCCAAGTGAAGTTTCATAAACATTTCATAACcccatcatatatatatgtatgtatcaCCTGATTGCTCCAAGCAAGTTGGCACCATCAAGCTTAGCACCTTCCAAATGCTGATGAAAAGAGACAAAATGCAAACAAAACTTACATAATGAATTCCAGAATGATGTCTGGAAGTGTATAGCATATGTGAAAAATACTTTCGTTGGTACAAAAATTTGTGTACTGTAGAACTGATTTACTTACCGTATCACGAAGATTAACATGTCGTAAATAAGCCCTTTGGAGGTTCGCACTCTTCAGGTTGGCATTACTTAATTTTGCACCCTGAGAAACATGTACTCACAACAGATTGTCAATAGAACTGGAGTTggagaagaaataaaagaacgTAAGGTCACAACCATCATTTGAGTTCTCATATCAATTATCAAGCTTGATCAAGTTAGCAGGATAAgttaatgaataatgaaagaaCCGGCATATCGAATTATAAGTACATGCATTAACTAAATCCCGGTAATTTCCGTTCTTTTACCTTCAGATTGGCTCCTTCAAGATTAGCTCCCTCTAAGTTGGCATCAGTAAGATCAGCATTCTAAATATAGCATATGCCACGAGAAAACCACAATCAGTCGAGAAATAAATGACAAGcatagtaaaagaaaaaaaaattacagaaatTCTTCTATTCTTTGACATTAATGAATTAATAGTTTCGCTCGAACCGAGCTCATTTGTATGATCAGATTCACAATAATCAAATACGTTACGTAATTCTTACTCAATAAGAATTAACAGCTGCACATTAGCATAAAAAGGATACAATTATAGCTCAACCCTATGTTCTATGCTACTTAGAATTGGAATGAGTGTTACATACAGGtatgttcaaaattttccatGTCTTTTCATGTATTGGGAATGCACATGAAGTCATATCTCCATACACATCCGAAAAAATTTGTCAAACATGGGTGTCATgggtatttcaagaaaaataatggGTCAGCGCAATATAACCTATGTTACAAGACTTTTCATTTTCCCTAAAGTACTTGTGTCCAACACTGGTGTTCGACAAAGATTTGGACTTAGACAtgacaaatatattaaaaaacttagaaaaaaattgaacaaggTTAACGAATTTATAGTAAGCTAAGGTCTTGCAgtatttgcacattttattcaatttaatgatAACCTGCAAGTGTGCAGACCGGAGATTAGCCCCGCAAAAGCTACAACCTATCAAGCAAGCATCTGCAACATTGGAATTCATGAAGACATATCAACATTTCAAACCATAACAGCAAGCAGTAGCATTTTGTAAGAAATTTACTAACTGTAAAAAGCAGGTATATTTACCTTGAAGATTTGCACTTTGAAGATTGGCACCAGCTAGTAAAGCCCCACGAAGATTTGCACCAGTAAATTCACACCTTCCCTAGGCAAAAGTAAAACCATTGAGAACACAGTTCACAAGAAAATGCAGACTGTGAAACAAGCCAAGTATCTTACTCACGCAAAGTTGCATTGTGAAAGATGGAGCCCTCGGCATCCACATCCTGTAACAAGAATGGAGATGATAAATGTAATCCATCAATCAGGTGCACTCTTAAGTTTGAATGTAATCCAAGTGAGGCTAAATGTAATTAGGACTTACCCGAAATTTTGCACAATGAAGATTTGCCCGTGAAAAGAACACATTTTTAAGACATGCAAAGCTGAAATCCACAAATGAAAGATCCTGCagaataaaagtataaaagaaaacaatgaaaagaagTGCAAAATCTAGCAGCATTTGTCGGTTTCACTTCCTGACAGGATTCTGCTCTGTAGAAAACCAAGAATTTTAACAAGAAAACTTGGGATCAGAAACTATTACCAACTTAGAGAGATCAAGACCAGAAAGATCAATTCCTCGAAATCTAACTCTTTCAGATTGTATGCACTTGATGATATCAGTACGTGTCAATTCCGCACAAGAGTCTTCATCATCCTTCCTCTTATTAAGAATAGAATTGATTCCTTCTATCAGTCCCTGACATTATATACACAAAATAACATTATGGAACAAAATGTCGACAGGAGTTACATTCTATTCTGTCCGAAACAAGCATCATCCTTAAACAACATGAAGACGCAAACAACAAGGGTAAGAAGCCAGATGAGTAATGTTTCACATGGTCATTCCTGAAAACAAGGATAAATGATCACAAGAATAGACAAGcaccatatataatatattgtcGTGTATGTATTTTGCTTTGCTGAAAAATGTTGCAACTAACAAATTAATACTTAGAAAGAAAAGGAACATAGAATATAATGCTATGATGTTCATTAAAGCGACTCGTGAAGCAtatctttcttttccatttttcatttttttattatgatcCACATACTAACATAACAAAATAAGCAATGACAAATTAATAGTAATATCGAATCAGTGCATAGGCCAACCCACATCCAAAACCACAGATCCCTTGAGCATGCCTAAAGGCAGTAAAATAAATTGTAGAATCTCAAAGCACTATAATGCTTGACCAGGTAACTTAAATAGCTTCTAGGAAATGGCATTAAGTGACTTGAATTTGGCAAGAAAAAGTAATGAAATTTCATACAAAAGTAGAAGTAGAAGTAGATAGTAGAAGCAGCAATATGAGTATGGCTTACAAGTAACTGGTAATATTCTGCCTCTCGTATGAGCTCTGAATAATCAGAATCTGTCAATGTAGGAACAACACCATCCCTTAACCAGTTTAGAATATGCCGGAACTGCTTACCATCCCTATCAACAAAGACATATCCCTGcaagaatatcaagaaatatgacTATCTGTAAAAAATGTTTCTTCACATCGAGAACTCCAATATGAATTATATCagaaatgaattttaatttctctatcaAAACAAAAAACTCTCCAGTACCAACTTTGCTATCTAGCACCTGTATGTTGTACAATCACCTGAAATAATACCTAAGATGTAGCCCATCAAAA
The Gossypium raimondii isolate GPD5lz chromosome 8, ASM2569854v1, whole genome shotgun sequence DNA segment above includes these coding regions:
- the LOC105793724 gene encoding protein VAPYRIN — encoded protein: MDRLISLEPSNLVVIRVEPGQKCSGQLTLRNVMYTMPVAFRFQPRNKDRYTVKPLTGIVAPLGTVTVEIVYHLPPGSFLPDSFPCSDDSFLLHSMVVPGATIKGSMSSFDAVPNDWFTTKKKQVFVDSGIKIMFVGSPVLAQLVMDGSMDDEREVLDRSDPAWNPANSVDQHGETLLHIAIAQSRPDIVQLLLEFEPDIELRSRSGSTPLEAAAGCGEELIVELLLAHKASTKRSESSSWGPIHRAAVGGHVEVLRLLFLKGANVDALTKDGNTTLHLAVEERRKDCIRLLLANGSKPDVRNTKEGDTPLHIAAGLGDEQIVKLLLQKGANKDIRNKTGKTAYDVAAEYGHVRLFDALKLGDSLCFAARKGEVRSIQRLIENGAAINGRDQHGWTTLHRASFKGRIDTVKTLIDKGIDIDLKDEEGYTALHCAVESGHTDVVELLVKKGADVEARTKKGVTALQIADSLQYAGISRILIHGAATKDGMPRSTLPVSVPFGNGKSGKEIETKTAPLKRRNSRMRGLRGSFDRSLALAVV
- the LOC105792634 gene encoding FH protein interacting protein FIP2; this translates as MMRHSDLSSLIRLNIGGKKFCTTIDTLTCREPDSMLAAMFSGRHTVCQDAEKGYVFVDRDGKQFRHILNWLRDGVVPTLTDSDYSELIREAEYYQLLGLIEGINSILNKRKDDEDSCAELTRTDIIKCIQSERVRFRGIDLSGLDLSKLDLSFVDFSFACLKNVFFSRANLHCAKFRDVDAEGSIFHNATLRECEFTGANLRGALLAGANLQSANLQDACLIGCSFCGANLRSAHLQNADLTDANLEGANLEGANLKGAKLSNANLKSANLQRAYLRHVNLRDTHLEGAKLDGANLLGAIR